The Neochlamydia sp. S13 genome has a segment encoding these proteins:
- a CDS encoding DUF1670 domain-containing protein: MKNVTINSKEDQERRLQIKNIHQQMKNLAVQGTGISPWEAQILVGLIEEVYFSELNQSHLKPGQIKYHCVAAEEGAGKSLKECKMLPVVLTLFDQRDKGNFSQDNNKDRSVELRRRRLVRIAEEAKEQGGYLTQEDLAELLMCDIRTIRRDIKELKAIGILLPTRGQQKDIGPGVSHRAIAIRLWLEGKEPVAIAQHIKHSIEAVENYLQKFKRVAFLKSKHFNEFEIALTVGISIYATKTFSLLYEEFKDKAFFKQRLEEVHIVGAQYYHAQDEKKRMMSSNDSIRNERRLP; encoded by the coding sequence ATGAAAAATGTTACTATAAATTCTAAAGAAGATCAAGAAAGACGACTGCAAATCAAAAACATCCATCAGCAGATGAAAAATTTGGCTGTTCAAGGAACGGGAATTAGTCCTTGGGAAGCTCAAATTTTAGTGGGTCTGATTGAGGAAGTGTACTTTTCCGAACTTAACCAAAGCCATTTAAAACCAGGGCAAATTAAATATCATTGTGTAGCAGCTGAAGAAGGAGCTGGCAAATCTTTAAAAGAGTGCAAGATGTTACCTGTGGTTTTGACGTTGTTTGACCAAAGAGACAAAGGAAATTTTTCCCAAGATAATAATAAAGATAGAAGTGTTGAGCTAAGAAGGAGAAGACTTGTGCGTATAGCTGAAGAAGCTAAAGAGCAAGGAGGATACTTAACGCAAGAAGACCTAGCAGAATTGTTAATGTGCGATATAAGAACCATTCGAAGAGATATTAAAGAGCTTAAAGCAATAGGCATCTTATTACCCACCCGAGGTCAACAAAAAGATATAGGCCCTGGTGTCAGCCATAGAGCTATTGCCATACGGCTTTGGTTGGAGGGCAAAGAGCCTGTGGCTATTGCCCAACATATTAAGCATAGCATAGAAGCTGTGGAAAACTATCTACAGAAGTTTAAAAGAGTAGCCTTTCTTAAAAGCAAACATTTCAATGAGTTTGAAATAGCCTTAACGGTAGGGATTTCCATCTATGCTACTAAAACCTTTTCTCTGCTATATGAAGAGTTTAAAGATAAAGCCTTTTTTAAACAAAGATTGGAGGAAGTTCATATAGTCGGTGCCCAATATTATCATGCGCAAGATGAAAAAAAAAGAATGATGTCGTCGAACGACTCTATCAGGAACGAGCGGAGGCTGCCATGA
- a CDS encoding XRE family transcriptional regulator, with product MDQPKISALIRGRLRSFSLERLIRFLNELGQDVSIMISPAKSASRGHTWISESHSNKPIAALGK from the coding sequence ATAGACCAACCAAAAATCTCTGCTTTAATTCGCGGAAGATTGCGTAGCTTTTCACTTGAACGACTTATCCGCTTCCTCAACGAATTAGGCCAAGATGTTAGCATTATGATTAGTCCTGCCAAATCCGCATCACGCGGTCACACTTGGATTAGTGAATCCCATTCGAATAAACCTATTGCTGCCTTAGGAAAATAA
- a CDS encoding insulinase family protein, whose translation MLGKIYLSFLYILPFFSLEGLENAKSLSFDPENLVREVVFDEKKASTLPISEWRLKNGMKVILKQTNDEENEISVRLVALGGYGSVEPEDRASAELAASVAMESGIGEWCPDKLAVLLYDQSIELNIKIEPFVRSIDASFPPESLEIFFTLVKKIFQQPRCTPEAFNHVLKSKKDELTRRGREVDSDRLLKVIAVHEQHALNPLSFTDLKKARVSQSERFFRAAFSNPADFVCIIVGKVNPEKIKKLCSDSFSALDVQKIDQKFILPHYKKAPKVRVTKIHHLPHNQESLVYLSLPLHLCLDPTRLEHLELACQMIETRLRNHIKNHSSESRGMDVRYELPLYPSLEYPWITVQFHVDDKQINSTLNLALQQIKSICREGFSLDEVTAASQIKQKRAKLWRCSHDYWIILLSNHYLWKWDSKKIVEGFQMPQAIDPKEIHFTLCHSLLIDEYTPLHLED comes from the coding sequence ATGCTTGGTAAAATTTATCTTTCTTTTCTCTACATCTTGCCTTTCTTTTCTCTTGAGGGCTTAGAAAACGCTAAATCTTTATCCTTCGATCCCGAGAATCTTGTCCGAGAGGTAGTTTTTGATGAAAAGAAAGCTTCTACTCTTCCTATAAGTGAATGGCGCTTGAAGAATGGTATGAAAGTCATATTGAAGCAAACAAATGATGAGGAAAATGAAATCTCTGTGCGTTTGGTGGCCCTAGGGGGGTATGGATCTGTGGAACCTGAAGATCGTGCTTCAGCTGAATTGGCAGCTAGCGTAGCTATGGAATCCGGAATAGGGGAATGGTGCCCTGACAAGTTAGCGGTGCTCTTATATGATCAATCCATAGAATTGAATATTAAAATAGAACCTTTCGTTCGATCCATTGACGCTTCTTTCCCCCCTGAAAGTCTGGAAATATTTTTTACGTTAGTTAAGAAGATTTTTCAACAGCCCAGATGTACTCCTGAAGCTTTCAATCACGTGCTAAAAAGTAAAAAGGATGAATTGACACGAAGAGGCAGAGAAGTAGATAGCGATAGGCTTTTAAAAGTTATTGCGGTGCACGAGCAGCATGCTTTAAACCCTTTAAGTTTTACAGATCTTAAAAAAGCTAGGGTGAGTCAGTCTGAAAGGTTTTTTCGTGCAGCTTTTTCTAATCCTGCAGACTTTGTCTGCATCATTGTAGGTAAAGTTAATCCCGAAAAAATAAAAAAACTTTGTAGTGACAGTTTTTCTGCTTTGGATGTCCAAAAGATAGACCAGAAATTTATCCTTCCTCATTATAAGAAAGCTCCTAAAGTTAGGGTGACTAAAATTCACCATCTTCCCCATAACCAAGAAAGTTTAGTTTATTTGTCTTTGCCTCTCCATCTCTGCTTGGATCCTACCCGCTTAGAACACTTGGAGCTTGCTTGCCAGATGATAGAAACTCGTTTAAGAAACCATATAAAAAACCATTCTTCGGAGAGTAGGGGAATGGATGTAAGGTATGAGCTGCCCTTATATCCTTCTTTAGAATATCCGTGGATAACCGTTCAATTTCATGTGGATGATAAACAAATTAATTCTACTTTAAACTTAGCTTTACAGCAGATAAAAAGTATATGTAGAGAAGGCTTTTCTTTAGATGAAGTTACAGCTGCCTCTCAGATTAAGCAAAAAAGGGCAAAGTTGTGGAGGTGTAGTCACGATTATTGGATTATTCTTTTGTCTAATCATTATCTATGGAAATGGGATTCTAAAAAAATTGTAGAAGGATTTCAAATGCCTCAAGCGATAGATCCTAAAGAAATTCATTTTACTCTTTGTCACTCTTTATTAATTGATGAATACACCCCTTTACATTTAGAAGACTAG
- a CDS encoding transposase, giving the protein MIEWKQLEEEFDKLFVENVGQPAKPVRLVVELFILQHMDGLSDENVVYRWVENLYRQCFCGYHHFQHELPIHPTFLIKWRSRLGEARFSKILQGTIAAAVLTGAVKKKP; this is encoded by the coding sequence TTGATTGAATGGAAGCAGCTGGAAGAAGAGTTTGATAAGCTATTTGTAGAAAATGTAGGCCAACCAGCTAAGCCTGTAAGGCTAGTTGTAGAGCTTTTTATCTTGCAACACATGGATGGACTTTCGGATGAAAATGTGGTGTATCGATGGGTAGAAAATCTTTATCGGCAATGTTTTTGTGGATATCATCATTTCCAGCATGAGCTGCCTATCCACCCTACTTTTTTAATTAAATGGAGGTCTAGGTTAGGAGAAGCTAGATTTAGCAAGATTTTACAAGGAACGATAGCAGCAGCTGTTTTGACAGGCGCAGTGAAAAAAAAGCCTTAA